The stretch of DNA CCTGCAATCTGAACTGAGACCGGCTTTGCCAGGATTGGCTCCCCCTCGCGGGTTGGCGACCCTCTGTGCCGGCCATTGTAGCGTGTGTGTCGCCCAGGATGTCAGGGCCGTGCTGACTTGACGTCATCCCCACCTTCCTCCCCGTTGAACAGGGCAGTCTCGTTAGAAAAAATCAACTAACGATAAGGGTTGCGCTCGTTGCGGGACTTAACCCAACACCTCACGGCACGAGCTGACGACAGCCATGCAGCACCTGTGTAGCCGTCCCTCGCGGGAACATCCATTTCTGGATGGTGCGACTACATGTCAAACCCTGGTAAGGTGCTTCGCGTCGCATCGAATTAAACCACACGCTCCGCTGCTTGTGCGGGTCCCCGTCAATTCCTTTGAGTTTTAGTCTTGCGACCGTACTCCCCAGGCGGACCACTTAACGTGTTAACTACGATACGGAAGGGGTCGACTCCTCCCACATCTAGTGGTCATCGTTTACGGCCAGGACTACCGGGGTATCTAATCCCGTTCGCTCCCCTGGCTTTCGCACCCGAGCGTCAGAAGTGAGCCAGGACCCTGCCTACGCCATTGGTGTTCTTCCGGATCTCTACGCATTTCACCGCTCCACCCGGAGTTCCAGGTCCCTCTCTCACTCTCAAGTTCGCCAGTATTTGAAATCCCCCACCGGTTAAGCCGGTGATTGTCGCTTCAAACTTAGCGAACCGCCTGCGTGCGCTTTACGCCCAATAATTCCGGACAACGCTTGCCCCCTACGTATTACCGCGGCTGCTGGCACGTAGTTAGCCGGGGCTTATTCACCAGGTACCGTCCATTCTCTTCCCTGGTAAAAGCAGTTTACAACCCGAAGGCCGTCGTCCTGCACGCGGCGTTGCTCCGTCAGAGTTGCCTCCATTGCGGAAAATTCCTCACTGCTGCCTCCCGTAGGAGTCTGGGCCGTTCTCAATCCCAGTGTGGCTGATCATCCTCTCAGACCAGCTACCGATCGTTGCCCTGGTGAGCCGTTACCTCACCAGCTAGCTAATCGGCCGCGGGCTCATCTTCCAGCGCCCCTCCGAAAAGGAGCTTTGCTCGTTGCCGAGCGTATGCGGTCTTGTCAGCGATTTCTCGCCGGTATTCCTCACTGAAAGGCAGATTACCCACGTGTTGCTCACCCGTCCGCCACTCGCTCATTGCTGAGCGCGTTCGACTTGCATGTGTTAGGCACGCCGCCAGCGTTTATCCTGAGCCAGGATCAAACTCGTCATACATTGTTTTGCGTACACCCTTTTGACGAAAGGATGTACTTGAATTGACAGAAACTGCTTTAGCAAACAGTTGCTGTTCTGTTTTCCACTCTTCAATTGTCAAGGTTCATGACAGACAGCATGTTCAATAAACATACCGTCAATCGAAAAAATACAGGTTGTGGTGCGCATCCCGAAAAAGGGACAGCAAAACGTGGGAAGATTTCAATTCCTCAATCGAGAAAATGGCCATTGGCCAACATTGGGGGTGTCAACCAGAAGCTGCTTACCCGTCTTCCTCAACCACGTTTTGTATTATCTCACATGCATCGCGAAATGTCAAATCGCGTGTTCATCAACCTGGCACAAGTCGATGATGTGCATGCTTCACTACTTACAACACATTGAGCCGGAACTTTATTCCGCACTCACCGCTCCGCATTCAAGAGAACTCGTAAGTGGTTTTCATGTAGTAAAACATAGGAAGCATGGATTTTATTCCACACTCACTAACTCTTTCAAGAAGTCTGTAACGTGCCAGCGGCACTTAGACTTTCTTTTTTTCGCGCCAGGGTGTATAGTGTGGTGAGGAGAAATTTGTCCGAATTGAAAGGCTGTTCGTATGGTTTTCTGTGGACATTGCGGTTATCAACTGGCGCCAGGGAATACAGTATGCCCGCGCTGCGGAACCCCTGTTGATCCAGATGTGGAGATGACAATAGATAGCCCGCCGGAGCCAGACAATCCAACGGTTGCCTCCGGTCTGATACACGCGCCTACACAGGTACAGCCTGGCGTTCAGCGCCCGGTTGCCGGCGGTTCAGGTAGCCAGTTCACGTCTGGGCAGCAGGAGCCACTCATTCTAGGGCCGGATGGCAATACCTATAACCCTGATACAGGGCTGGCTAACGCGCCTACCAGCATGATGGGCGCGCCAACCTATCCTATGCCCAATCAGGCTTCTCCTGCCAACCCTAACGTTGGGTCGTATCCTGGCTATGATCAGCAGAATATTGGCAATTATCCGCAGCCAATGGGTTCGTATCCTGGCTATGTACCGTTTGCCGGCGATGGCCATACATCGCAAGCCGAGTACGAGGCGATGCGAGCGGAACTGGCAGCGCGTAACAGGACGGGGCGCATTGTTGGATTATTGCTCATCTTGCTGGGTCTGCTTCTTATCATTGGAGCGATGGTGTTATACGTGGTAGGGCGTAATGCAACCACATCTATCGAGCATACGCTTCCTCTCGCCAATATGCTGGTAATCAAGCATCTCCTGTAGTAGTCCCGCTCGCTACCTTTATCTGGCTGGCGGGACTACTATGCTATAATAATACTGAACTAGCAAGTCTTTCCTGAGGATGCAATGTCTATGCAAGCAGGGGCAAGAGAAATATGGCAATCGAAAATCTACGAACCATGACAGTTGAAGAATATTTTCAACTCGAAGATAACGACTGGATTCGCAATCGCTGAAAGGTGAAAGCTACCACAAAGAGCAGAACCAGTGGATTTACGAAGCCTTTGAAAGTGAAGACGAGATCACGCTACATAGCCTGGGTGTCCACTTCCCCTTGACTGATGCTTATGTGGATGTGGAATTTGAAGAAAATACGGGCGACCAGAACATACAGTAATTTCACCCACCATTATTGTTCGTGAGATGAAGATATAGCTATATCCTTTATCTCTCCATCGTTGCTCCAACACGCAATATCCTCAAGGCACGTTCAGTGGTATCGCGTGTTAACTCGGCGGCATGTTCCATCGCATATTCCAGCGTCATAGGGCCAGGGGGCAACACCGCGATGGCATCTACTCCTAACTTGTAGGTTTGCTGGTAGTTCTCTCCCAGCCCACCGGCAATCGCCAGTACCGGCAGTCCATAGCGTTTTGCCAGAGCTGCAACGGCTCCCACGGTCTTGCCATAGGCGGTCTGGCTATCGAGTTGTCCCTCTGCCGTAATCACCAGGTCGGCAGAGCGCATGTGCTTCTCCAGTTGCACTGCCTCCATTACAATCTGCGCTCCTGGTCGCAATGTTGCATGGAGAAATGCCAGCAGGCCCGCGCCCAATCCACCTGCCGCCCCAGCACCGGGTACATCTCGTACCGCCAGTCCAAGATCGCGCTTGATGATCTGTGCGTAATGTTCCAGGGCGGCATCCAGTTGTACTACCATCTCAGGTGTTGCGCCCTTTTGTGGGCCATACACTGCCGAAGCTCCATTCGGCCCGCATAGGGGATTCGTGACATCGCAGGCCACGTCAAACATGCATGTTTGCAGTCGCACATCCATCATCTCTGTGAAAATGCGGGACAGTGTGGCAAGGGCAGCCCCACCATGCGCAATCTCCTTTCCTTCTGCCGTTTGTAGTGAAGCGCCCAGCGCCTGTGCCATGCCAGCGCCGCCATCGTTAGTCGCGCTGCCCCCAATACCAATGATGAAACGATTGCAGCCATATTCCAGGGCAGCCAGGATCAACTCGCCTACTCCAAAGGTCGTCGTGATGCGCGGGTCGCGCCGTTCAGGAGGGACAAGCGGCAGCCCGGCGCATGCCGCCATCTCAATTGCGGCAGTGCGCCCATCTCCCAACAGACCGAAGAACGCGTTCACGGGTTCGTCCAGTGGCCCCGTCACCGCCTGCTCTACTATCATGCCGCCGGTAGCATCCACCAGTGCCTGGACCGTTCCCTCACCACCATCGGCAACAGGAACGATATCGATTTCCGCCTCTGGATAGACTACTTCGACACCCTTCGCGATGGCCTGACCCGCTTCGGCTGCCGTAAGACTGCCTTTCAAAGATTGGGGGGCGATGAGAATGCGCATGATAATACCTCCGTTAGTTTGCAGATCAGTAGCTGATTAATTATATCAGTTTCATGGCAGTGGTGAGGTCAAAGGACGATTATAATAAGATCTGGAGGGTGACCACAAGGTCCGCTCTTTCACCGTCCCGACTCTATGGAGTATTGTTTGCATCTCTAAAACATCTGCACTATACTACTTTTGGAAAACATCCTATTTGCTAGCACGGAGATCTCATATGTTGAATCTATCATGGCCCTGGAATCCGGGCATACTCATATTTCTGCTTGTCCTCTGCCTGCTCTATGGTCTGGGAATCTGGTTGGCACGCAAGCGCGACGCGGCACAAAGGCCCTTAAAAATCTATCATATTCTTGCTTTTGTCACTGCCATAGTAGGCATTGCGCTGATGATGCTCACACCTCTCGATACCGTCGCACGTACTCAATTGTTCGCCGTTCACATGTTTCAGGCCGTTGTGCTGATTACCGTCTGCGGTCCTATGTTGCTGTTTGCCTGCCCGCATTGGCTTCTGCAGCCACTTGTTGAGCATCCTCTGGTACGTCCTGTTGCTCGCTTCCTCACACAACCGGTGATAGCCTCTGGCATCTTCAACCTCACGTTCCTCTTATGGCACGCGCCTGGCCCGTTTCATTATGCCCTGCTGCACGCAACCGTCTATCATATTGCACTGCTGAGCATCTTGCTAACCTCACTACTCAACTGGTGGCCGCTGATCGGACCCGTCAAAGAACTGCAC from Ktedonobacteraceae bacterium encodes:
- a CDS encoding zinc ribbon domain-containing protein, with protein sequence MVFCGHCGYQLAPGNTVCPRCGTPVDPDVEMTIDSPPEPDNPTVASGLIHAPTQVQPGVQRPVAGGSGSQFTSGQQEPLILGPDGNTYNPDTGLANAPTSMMGAPTYPMPNQASPANPNVGSYPGYDQQNIGNYPQPMGSYPGYVPFAGDGHTSQAEYEAMRAELAARNRTGRIVGLLLILLGLLLIIGAMVLYVVGRNATTSIEHTLPLANMLVIKHLL
- a CDS encoding cytochrome c oxidase assembly protein, translated to MLNLSWPWNPGILIFLLVLCLLYGLGIWLARKRDAAQRPLKIYHILAFVTAIVGIALMMLTPLDTVARTQLFAVHMFQAVVLITVCGPMLLFACPHWLLQPLVEHPLVRPVARFLTQPVIASGIFNLTFLLWHAPGPFHYALLHATVYHIALLSILLTSLLNWWPLIGPVKELHKMSYPMQMLYAFVDGQPVDIFAFLLVFTGTLFYPYYTFPTQLAQFGVTPIADQTIGGAFLLLPGLVDLLVMSPLFFRWLGQIEEKAKIADERRQREIEEEEALLEMEEVESSEA
- a CDS encoding glycerate kinase, with product MRILIAPQSLKGSLTAAEAGQAIAKGVEVVYPEAEIDIVPVADGGEGTVQALVDATGGMIVEQAVTGPLDEPVNAFFGLLGDGRTAAIEMAACAGLPLVPPERRDPRITTTFGVGELILAALEYGCNRFIIGIGGSATNDGGAGMAQALGASLQTAEGKEIAHGGAALATLSRIFTEMMDVRLQTCMFDVACDVTNPLCGPNGASAVYGPQKGATPEMVVQLDAALEHYAQIIKRDLGLAVRDVPGAGAAGGLGAGLLAFLHATLRPGAQIVMEAVQLEKHMRSADLVITAEGQLDSQTAYGKTVGAVAALAKRYGLPVLAIAGGLGENYQQTYKLGVDAIAVLPPGPMTLEYAMEHAAELTRDTTERALRILRVGATMER